A genomic region of Enterococcus sp. 12C11_DIV0727 contains the following coding sequences:
- the rpsN gene encoding 30S ribosomal protein S14: protein MAKKSKIAKAKRQQDLIEKYAELRMELKANNDYEALAKLPKDSNPNRLKNRDLIDGRPRAYMRKFGMSRINFRTLAHQGKIPGVHKASW, encoded by the coding sequence ATGGCTAAAAAATCAAAAATTGCCAAAGCAAAACGACAACAAGACTTGATCGAAAAATATGCGGAACTACGCATGGAATTAAAGGCAAATAACGATTACGAAGCATTGGCAAAATTGCCAAAAGATTCTAACCCGAATCGCTTAAAAAATCGTGATTTGATCGATGGACGACCAAGAGCATATATGCGTAAATTTGGCATGTCACGAATCAATTTTAGAACCTTAGCACATCAAGGAAAAATTCCTGGCGTGCATAAAGCAAGTTGGTAA
- a CDS encoding putative metal homeostasis protein: protein MEKQDLSSARRRLKCTNRKTRKRALKIIQQSKREQRHRAMAAGTVG from the coding sequence ATGGAAAAACAAGATCTTTCAAGTGCACGGAGACGATTGAAGTGTACAAATCGCAAAACAAGAAAACGAGCGTTAAAAATCATTCAGCAATCTAAGCGGGAGCAAAGACATCGTGCGATGGCTGCGGGTACTGTTGGCTGA